The following is a genomic window from Deinococcus aerophilus.
GGTGGTGCTGGGGCTCGCCTTCATCGCTTACGGGGTGAATCTGGCGATTCTGACCGTGGCGGGTCTGCGCGACGAGGCTCCGCCGCTGCTGACCCTGGCCGGCCCCTACGTGGACCCGCTGCCGCAGGCCCTGGTCCTGACCGCCATCGTGATCGGCTTCGGCACCACGGCGCTGCTGCTCACGGTGGCGCTGCGGGCCTATCAGGTTGCCGGGCACGACGATGTGGAGGCCTTCGGCGACGGCCTGGCCCGCAACCCCGACGCCCCCGACGGCCAGTACGCCGACCCCGAACACCTCAGTCCCGACCAGCCGGAAGCCGATCATGAGGCCCGGTCATGAGCGGCATCATGCTCTCCGCGCTGCCGCTGGCCCCGATCCTGACGCCGCTGGGCCTGGGCGTGCTGCTGCTCGCTCCCATGCGGCGTGGGTGGCAGGTGGCCGTGGCCCTGGCCTCGGCAGTGCTGACGCTGCTGTTCGGGCTGAGTCTGCTCGGCGTTACCGCAGGCGGCGCGGTGCTGGTCAGCGAGCTGGGCGGCTGGCCGGCGCCCTTTGGCATCGTCATGACCGCCGACCGTCTGGGATCGTTCATGAGCGTTCTGGCCGCCGGGTGCGGGGTGTTCACGGTGTGGCTGATGGCCGCGCGGCCCGACCCGGTTCGTGAGAAGCACCATTCCTTCGCGCTGACCTCGTTCCTGTTCGCGGGGGTGCAGCTGTCCTTCCTGACCG
Proteins encoded in this region:
- a CDS encoding Na+/H+ antiporter subunit C, with protein sequence MESLFAVLVGVLVAAGVFLLLSRTIIRVVLGLAFIAYGVNLAILTVAGLRDEAPPLLTLAGPYVDPLPQALVLTAIVIGFGTTALLLTVALRAYQVAGHDDVEAFGDGLARNPDAPDGQYADPEHLSPDQPEADHEARS